One Candidatus Bipolaricaulota bacterium DNA window includes the following coding sequences:
- a CDS encoding MBL fold metallo-hydrolase translates to MKITFCGAAETVTGSCHLVETSGLKLLLDCGLFQGRHEVEDRNWVEFPFDPAEIDYVILSHSHLDHVGRIPLLVKSGFQGEVVTTPPNAAIAKVILMDSAHLQEEEAAYHARKARRRGEEARPPLYDVGDALDSFEVFRHRIPYEKPFSLGNGVEVVLHDAGHILGSATVELRAEGKTLLFSGDLGNRHRPIVRDPAAPPHADVVLIESTYGNRRHRPLEESVAELKEAIHTVIGRGGNLLIPSFALERTQEVLYELFLMWRQKELPNCKIFLDSPLAIATTRIFSKFPGYFDDEGKKVFSHSPNPFNFPPLRYTQTSEESKRINNLPEGNIIIAGSGMCTGGRIVHHLRHNLWREEAGVIFVGYQARGTLGRQIIEGAKRVHILGEPTAVRAQIWTVNGFSAHADQPILLDWLKKVNADRTFLVHGEEESLLDFQRAIKDRLGKKALIAKWQQTVEV, encoded by the coding sequence ATGAAGATCACATTTTGCGGTGCAGCAGAGACGGTCACTGGTTCGTGTCATCTCGTCGAAACAAGCGGGCTCAAGCTCCTGCTCGATTGCGGGCTGTTCCAAGGGCGACATGAGGTCGAAGACAGAAACTGGGTGGAGTTCCCATTCGATCCAGCGGAGATCGATTACGTTATCCTCTCTCACTCCCACCTCGATCACGTGGGAAGGATCCCTCTCCTCGTCAAGAGCGGGTTTCAGGGTGAAGTTGTGACCACCCCGCCGAACGCGGCGATCGCCAAGGTGATCCTGATGGACTCTGCCCACCTGCAGGAGGAGGAGGCCGCCTACCATGCCCGCAAGGCACGACGCCGCGGTGAGGAGGCGCGCCCGCCGCTCTACGATGTGGGCGATGCGTTGGACTCGTTCGAGGTGTTCCGCCATCGCATCCCGTATGAAAAGCCGTTCAGCTTGGGGAACGGGGTCGAAGTAGTCTTGCACGATGCCGGCCACATCCTCGGTTCGGCCACGGTCGAGCTGCGCGCGGAGGGGAAGACTCTCTTGTTCAGTGGAGACTTGGGGAACCGCCACCGCCCGATCGTACGCGATCCAGCCGCCCCACCCCACGCCGACGTCGTCCTCATCGAATCGACGTACGGAAATCGCCGCCACCGCCCGCTGGAGGAGTCGGTGGCCGAACTCAAGGAGGCGATCCACACCGTGATCGGCCGCGGGGGGAACCTTCTCATTCCGTCGTTCGCCCTCGAGCGGACCCAGGAGGTACTGTACGAGCTCTTCCTTATGTGGCGCCAGAAGGAGCTCCCGAACTGCAAGATCTTCCTCGATAGCCCGCTTGCCATTGCCACGACGCGCATCTTCTCCAAGTTCCCCGGTTACTTCGACGACGAGGGGAAGAAGGTATTCTCTCATTCCCCGAACCCGTTCAACTTCCCCCCGCTTCGCTACACCCAGACCTCGGAGGAGTCGAAGCGGATCAACAACCTGCCGGAGGGGAACATCATAATCGCCGGGAGCGGGATGTGCACCGGCGGGCGAATCGTGCATCATCTACGCCACAACCTGTGGCGGGAGGAGGCCGGGGTCATCTTCGTCGGTTACCAGGCGCGGGGAACCCTCGGCCGCCAGATCATCGAGGGGGCGAAGCGGGTTCACATCCTGGGCGAGCCGACGGCGGTGCGAGCGCAGATCTGGACCGTGAACGGTTTTTCCGCTCACGCTGACCAACCGATCCTGCTTGACTGGTTGAAGAAGGTCAACGCCGACCGCACCTTCTTGGTCCACGGAGAAGAGGAATCGTTGCTCGACTTTCAGCGCGCGATCAAGGATAGACTCGGGAAGAAAGCGCTGATCGCCAAGTGGCAGCAGACGGTGGAAGTGTAG
- a CDS encoding DeoR/GlpR transcriptional regulator produces MEQKGNQNHPLTEQRRRLILERLQEWGEVKTSELAELFSVSPMTIRNDLNALNEQGALVRIHGGAIVREPLTSEPSYIDKANRNRAEKERIGKHAAKMVEEGMAVFIGNGTTTMQLVKHLPRNLHIRVFTNALNHASELSKYPWVEVYVIGGHLRSISLGMVGRLARQALTGVYFDLAFLGVNGISLEHGFTLPSLEEAETAAEVVRHARRTVILADHTKFGMVTHSQVTDIEGVDVIVTDSGLSDRFREEFESLDVELHIV; encoded by the coding sequence ATGGAACAAAAAGGTAATCAAAACCATCCGCTAACTGAACAGCGGCGCCGATTGATTCTGGAGCGGCTGCAGGAATGGGGCGAGGTGAAGACCTCGGAGCTTGCGGAGCTCTTCTCCGTCTCCCCGATGACGATCCGGAACGATCTGAACGCATTGAATGAGCAAGGCGCCCTGGTGCGGATCCATGGCGGGGCGATCGTCCGCGAGCCGCTCACCAGCGAACCTTCGTACATCGACAAGGCCAACCGCAACCGTGCCGAGAAAGAACGGATCGGCAAGCACGCAGCGAAGATGGTTGAAGAAGGGATGGCCGTCTTCATCGGTAATGGAACCACCACGATGCAGCTCGTCAAACACCTCCCGCGCAACCTCCATATCCGCGTGTTCACCAACGCTCTAAATCATGCCTCGGAGCTCTCCAAGTATCCGTGGGTCGAGGTGTACGTGATCGGGGGGCATCTGCGGAGCATCTCGCTGGGGATGGTGGGGCGCTTGGCCCGTCAGGCACTGACCGGCGTCTACTTCGACCTTGCGTTCCTCGGAGTTAACGGAATCTCGTTGGAACACGGCTTCACTCTCCCCTCCCTGGAGGAGGCGGAGACCGCGGCAGAGGTGGTCCGCCACGCCCGCCGCACGGTGATCCTCGCTGATCACACGAAGTTCGGGATGGTAACCCATAGTCAGGTAACGGACATCGAGGGCGTGGATGTGATCGTGACCGACTCCGGTCTTTCCGATCGCTTCCGCGAGGAATTCGAAAGTCTCGATGTGGAACTACACATCGTGTGA